In Lolium rigidum isolate FL_2022 chromosome 7, APGP_CSIRO_Lrig_0.1, whole genome shotgun sequence, the DNA window TTGGTTCGCTGTTCATGCTTCACTCGATGAGAccatgatctctctctctctccctctctctggtaTATATCCTCTTgggtcttgttcttcttcctttatgcaTGTTATCCTTTGTGTAGATCTATGCATCTGAGCACATAATCAGCCAGCCCTTGTCTCGCTTCTCCAGAGGCTTTAAGCTGAGAGACCTGTGTGAGCTTTAATCCTATGCTGCCCTTCCTCCCCTTTTGATCCATGAAAAGCACCACATACACCATCACCTTTCTTTTCCCTTCTTTCTAATCCCCTTTTCCTCTCCATCATCCTTTTTATCCCCTCCCCTCACCTTCTTTTCTCATAgcttttcttctctctctccttACATCAAAAGAGCAGCCATGTCCTGGTGATGTGTGGCAGCTAGCAGCAGTACTACAAACCCTACACATAAGAGCGCACACAAAGTTGTGGTTTGTGTGGTGGTGCGGTGTGTTTCTTTTTCATCTCTCTTTCTTCTTCCCCTTATCACCCTTTTCCTTTCCTGCTGCTTCGCCTTTTCTTTGCATCTAATCTCCCTTTGTTTTCTTTTGCTTGGTTCTTTGTTGCACCGTAGAGATTCTTAACAAGCCCCGCCACAACCCATCCTCCACCACATCTTTGTTGTTGTTGCTCTAGCTCTAGTTTGTTAGCTAGTTCGGCGTGTGTGCTGATCATCGTCTGCTGCGTTCTGAACTTGTGATTGATCGAGGGCTGCGCTTACCATGTGTGTATCCTCAGGGGCTAGGGCAGCTGAAGCCCATGGAGGAGATGCTGATGGGAACAGGCGCGAACCTGCAGGTGCAAGGGTCAAATCCGAATCCGAATCCGAATCCGCCGGCGCAGGCCCCGTCGGCGGCGTTGGCACCTGGGGGTGCCGTGAGGGGTGGAACGCCGGCCATGGCAGTGGCGGGAGCAGGTGCCGGTGCCGGTTCCGGTGCTGGTAGCACGGAGCGGCGGGCGCGGCCGCAGAAGGAGAAGGCGATCAACTGCCCTAGGTGCAACTCCACCAACACCAAGTTCTGCTACTACAACAACTACAGCCTCCAGCAGCCGCGCTACTTCTGCAAGACCTGCCGCCGGTACTGGACCGAGGGCGGATCCTTGCGCAACGTTCCCGTCGGCGGCGGCTCCCGCAAGAACAAGCGCTCGTCGTCGTCCTTGTCCTCCGCGTCCGCGTCGGCCGCGAGCACGTCGGTCGCCAGCTCGTCCATGGCCGGGGCGACGTCCAACAAGAACCCGAAGCTGGCGCACGACAGCGCGGCGCACGACCTGAACCTGGCGTTCCCGCACCACCATGGCGGTATGCAGCAGGCGCAGGCGGAGTACATGGCGTTCCCGAGCCTGGAGAGCAGTAGCATGTGTAACCCGGCCGGCGGTAGCACAATGGGCGCCCGGGTCGGTGGCGCACTCTCCGCGATGGAGCTGCTTCGGAGCACCGGCTGCTACATGCCACTGCAGGTGCCGATGCAGATGCCAGGAGAGTACGGCGCCGCAGGCTTCACTCTCGGCGAGTTCCGCCCACCCCCACCGCACTCGCAGTCGCAGAACTTGCTCGGCTTCTCGCTGGATGCGCACGGCCCGGCGGGTGCGGCTTCTTCGGCGGGGTACGGCTCAAGCGCGGGGATGCAAGGGATGCAGGACAGAGCAGGAAGGTTGCTGTTCCCGTTCGAAGACTTGAAGCCAGCTGCAAGCTCAGGCGCCGGTGGAGGTGAGAGCGGTGACGGCGGTTCCGGCACTGGCGTGGACGGTGGCCACCATCAGTTCGAGCAAGGCAACAAGGAGCAACAAGGAAATGGCGCCCCCGGCGGGCAAGACAACCCGGTGTTCTGGAACGGCATGATCGGCGGTGGCACTTCATGGTAACGTgcggcggtgcacggtggcgcgcATGCGCCCATGCATGCATGGCTCATGCGATCTGAGCAACGGCTGTGCATGCGCTTCCAACTGCAGATAGGCACAAAGGTCCAATAAGATGGTAGCATTGGTAATGATCATCTGTCGTACGGTGCTTATCTCTTTctggtgttcttcttcttccggcgTTCTTGTGAGTTTGTTTCATCGACTTGGGGGCTAGCTAGCTCTAACACACCAGAGTACACAATTAATCTCTTGATCGACCTGTGCGTGGCATGGTAGCCTGTGTGAAGCTTCTTTTTAGGCTGGCTTCGAGTTAGGCATCGGTACATACCTAGTACATGGTGCATGTGGTGGTGTGGTTTCGCAGGCCCAACTTTAGGAGACTTGTAGCAGTGGGGAGAGAGAGGACTGAGCTACAGTTTGTTTGGTAACAACAATGCATGCAGTGTTTCAGCTTTGTGTGTAGTAGATGCAAATCTTTTGGGGACCGAGGCTTCCAAGTTTGTAACCTTGTAGTATCTGATACAAAAGAGTACAAGTACCATATATTTGCTTACTCTTATTTCCCATTGCTATTGTTCTTATTGGCTAATGCATAGACTCATATATAGTTTATCAGAACAGGTTAGCACATTAATAATGTACTCCTACATTTTTCTGCTTATCGAGCATGTACTTTATTGTTATTTGTAGTTGAACTGATGTTGTATTCATTTTTCTGTTC includes these proteins:
- the LOC124674899 gene encoding dof zinc finger protein 1-like, producing the protein MDAAHWPQGLGQLKPMEEMLMGTGANLQVQGSNPNPNPNPPAQAPSAALAPGGAVRGGTPAMAVAGAGAGAGSGAGSTERRARPQKEKAINCPRCNSTNTKFCYYNNYSLQQPRYFCKTCRRYWTEGGSLRNVPVGGGSRKNKRSSSSLSSASASAASTSVASSSMAGATSNKNPKLAHDSAAHDLNLAFPHHHGGMQQAQAEYMAFPSLESSSMCNPAGGSTMGARVGGALSAMELLRSTGCYMPLQVPMQMPGEYGAAGFTLGEFRPPPPHSQSQNLLGFSLDAHGPAGAASSAGYGSSAGMQGMQDRAGRLLFPFEDLKPAASSGAGGGESGDGGSGTGVDGGHHQFEQGNKEQQGNGAPGGQDNPVFWNGMIGGGTSW